One Cicer arietinum cultivar CDC Frontier isolate Library 1 chromosome 8, Cicar.CDCFrontier_v2.0, whole genome shotgun sequence DNA segment encodes these proteins:
- the LOC101500402 gene encoding pentatricopeptide repeat-containing protein At1g76280 isoform X2, whose amino-acid sequence MHMNRIRASVALRSISTCKSKWHHQQYKSQIKFSPNFTTTTTGSTTELQIVGALRSGDRKKALDLLLDFGHRSHSLSAHDFVHIFNYCAQSPDPLFVMEIWRLMESKDISINNICSSLMMQALCKGAYTEEAFSIIDFLGESQRFYPVLPLYNSILRSCTKIQNLIQARKCLDLMEKKMIGKSEVTYNALLKLAVLQKNLPAVHIIWQEYITLYSMSIIALRKFIWSFTRLGDLKSAYRTLQQMVSLAMRGNVSIARTVYGKLYSTRLDIPVPSNNGLGSTILNVSKSKQHDSCIRSSPLNLPDTISASKEQKIICMDNKKVKSAEINGLNEQRNSLLMKVLRWSFNDIIHGCSKEKNYMLAWKLILQMQNLGLQPSSHTYDGVIRAVVSQRSFGDAMRMLKKVQQENLKLYDSTLATLSVTFSRELQLDLAESLLDQISECLYPHPYNALLASCDALNQPERAVRVFAKMRKIKILPDTRTYELLFSLFGTVNSPYEDSNLLSQVDVAKRINAIERDMTNNGVQHSQLSLKNLMKSLGEEGMMREMIHYLHVAENLFLYSNPSLGTDMYNIVLHYLVEGQESHMAIEIFKKMKLCGCHPDSTTYNIMIDCCSIIRSYRSASLLISMMIREGFSPVACTYTALIKILLEDENFNEALSVLERIKLDGIKLDVLLFNTFLRQACYKGRIDVIEFIVEFMHREKVQPDPTTCGYVFSAYVNSSFHNTAVEALQVLSLRMMSEDGNILKERKKFVDEFILDEDLASESHMFKLFEDSEDEVAIGLLNLRWCAIIGFPICESADQSLWAKRLELRFLKRLASSSGKGEQL is encoded by the exons TACGGAACTGCAAATTGTCGGGGCACTTCGCTCCGGTGACAGGAAAAAGGCTTTAGACTTACTTCTGGATTTTGGTCACAGAAGCCACTCATTATCTGCCCatgattttgttcatatttttaaCTACTGCGCTCAATCTCCTGATCCACTG TTTGTTATGGAGATTTGGAGATTAATGGAGTCGAAAGACATTAGCATAAATAACATATGCTCATCTCTTATGATGCAGGCCCTTTGTAAAGGGGCTTACACCGAAGAG GCGTTTAGTATCATCGATTTTCTTGGAGAAAGTCAGCGTTTCTATCCAGTTCTCCCACTGTACAATAGTATTTTAAGATCCTGCACAAAAATCCAGAATTTAATTCAAGCAAGAAAATGTTTGGACTTAATGGAAAAGAAGATGATAGGAAAGAG TGAAGTTACCTATAACGCGCTTCTCAAG CTTGCAGTTTTGCAGAAAAACTTGCCTGCAGTCCATATAATTTGGCAGGAGTATATTACACTTTACAGTATGAGTATCATTGCTCTGCGTAAGTTCATTTGGTCATTTACAAGGTTAGGAGATCTAAAATCTGCGTATAGAACATTACAACAGATGGTGTCATTAGCCATGAGGGGAAACGTTTCTATTGCTAGAACAGTTTATGGGAAGTTGTATTCTACTAGATTGGACATCCCTGTTCCTTCAAATAACGGACTAGGTTCAACCATATTGAATGTGAGTAAGAGCAAACAACACGACTCCTGTATACGCTCTTCTCCTTTGAATTTACCCGACACTATTTCTGCAAGTAAGGAGCAGAAAATTATTTGTATggataataaaaaagttaaaagtgCTGAAATAAATGGGCTGAATGAACAACGGAACTCACTGCTTATGAAGGTTCTTAGGTGGTCTTTTAATGATATAATTCATGGGTGTTCAAAAGAAAAGAATTATATGCTTGCATGGAAGCTTATATTACAG ATGCAAAATCTTGGTTTGCAGCCATCCAGTCATACATATGATGGCGTTATTAGAGCAGTTGTTTCTCAAAGAAGTTTTGGGGATGCCATGAGAATG TTAAAAAAAGTGCAGCAGGAGAATTTGAAGTTATATGATTCAACTCTAGCTACACTTTCAGTTACTTTCAGCAGAGAACTACAGCTAGATTTAGCCGAGTCTTTGCTGGATCAGATTTCTGAATGCTTGTATCCGCATCCTTATAATGCTTTGCTGGCTTCATGTGATGCACTG AATCAACCTGAGCGGGCTGTGCGAGTGTTTGCAAAGATgaggaaaataaaaattttacctGATACGAGAACGTACGAGCTTCTGTTTTCATTATTTGGCACTGTTAATTCCCCATATGAAGACAGTAATTTACTGTCACAGGTAGATGTTGCTAAAAGAATAAATGCTATAGAAAGGGATATGACAAATAATGGCGTTCAGCACAGTCAACTTTCATTGAAAAATTTA ATGAAATCCCTTGGAGAAGAAGGGATGATGAGAGAGATGATCCACTATTTACATGTGGCAGAAAATCTTTTCCTATATAGTAACCCTTCATTGGGAACAGATATGTACAACATAGTGTTGCATTATCTAGTTGAAGGCCAAGAA AGCCACATGGCAATTGAAATTTTCAAGAAAATGAAGTTGTGTGGCTGCCACCCTGATTCCACTACATACAATATAATGATTGACTGTTGTAGCATCATAAGAAGTTATAGGTCCGCTTCTTTGCTGATTTCAATGATGATACGGGAAGGGTTTTCTCCAGTGGCTTGTACATATACTGCCCTCATTAAG ATTTTGTTGGAAGATGAGAATTTTAATGAAGCCCTGAGTGTTCTGGAAAGAATCAAATTGGATGGCATCAAACTTGATGTACTGTTATTTAACACCTTTCTTCGCCAAGCATGTTACAAG GGAAGGATCGATGTAATTGAGTTTATTGTGGAGTTTATGCACCGAGAAAAAGTTCAGCCGGATCCCACAACATGTGGATATGTCTTCTCTGCATATGTAAACTCTAGTTTTCACAATACAGCAGTAGAAGCATTGCAGGTTTTAAGCTTGCGAATGATGTCTGAAGATGGCAACATACTTAAAGAGAGGAAAAAATTTGTGGATGAATTCATCCTTGATGAAGATTTGGCTTCTGAGTCGCAcatgtttaaattatttgaagattCTGAAGATGAGGTTGCAATAGGGTTGTTGAATTTAAGATGGTGTGCCATAATCGGGTTTCCAATATGCGAGTCAGCTGACCAGAGCCTATGGGCTAAAAGACTCGAGTTGCGATTTCTAAAGAGGCTAGCGTCTAGTTCTGGAAAAGGAGAGCAATTGTGA
- the LOC101500402 gene encoding pentatricopeptide repeat-containing protein At1g76280 isoform X3, with translation MHMNRIRASVALRSISTCKSKWHHQQYKSQIKFSPNFTTTTTGPEFIEPVAGSTTELQIVGALRSGDRKKALDLLLDFGHRSHSLSAHDFVHIFNYCAQSPDPLFVMEIWRLMESKDISINNICSSLMMQALCKGAYTEEAFSIIDFLGESQRFYPVLPLYNSILRSCTKIQNLIQARKCLDLMEKKMIGKSEVTYNALLKLAVLQKNLPAVHIIWQEYITLYSMSIIALRKFIWSFTRLGDLKSAYRTLQQMVSLAMRGNVSIARTVYGKLYSTRLDIPVPSNNGLGSTILNVSKSKQHDSCIRSSPLNLPDTISASKEQKIICMDNKKVKSAEINGLNEQRNSLLMKVLRWSFNDIIHGCSKEKNYMLAWKLILQMQNLGLQPSSHTYDGVIRAVVSQRSFGDAMRMLKKVQQENLKLYDSTLATLSVTFSRELQLDLAESLLDQISECLYPHPYNALLASCDALVDVAKRINAIERDMTNNGVQHSQLSLKNLMKSLGEEGMMREMIHYLHVAENLFLYSNPSLGTDMYNIVLHYLVEGQESHMAIEIFKKMKLCGCHPDSTTYNIMIDCCSIIRSYRSASLLISMMIREGFSPVACTYTALIKILLEDENFNEALSVLERIKLDGIKLDVLLFNTFLRQACYKGRIDVIEFIVEFMHREKVQPDPTTCGYVFSAYVNSSFHNTAVEALQVLSLRMMSEDGNILKERKKFVDEFILDEDLASESHMFKLFEDSEDEVAIGLLNLRWCAIIGFPICESADQSLWAKRLELRFLKRLASSSGKGEQL, from the exons TACGGAACTGCAAATTGTCGGGGCACTTCGCTCCGGTGACAGGAAAAAGGCTTTAGACTTACTTCTGGATTTTGGTCACAGAAGCCACTCATTATCTGCCCatgattttgttcatatttttaaCTACTGCGCTCAATCTCCTGATCCACTG TTTGTTATGGAGATTTGGAGATTAATGGAGTCGAAAGACATTAGCATAAATAACATATGCTCATCTCTTATGATGCAGGCCCTTTGTAAAGGGGCTTACACCGAAGAG GCGTTTAGTATCATCGATTTTCTTGGAGAAAGTCAGCGTTTCTATCCAGTTCTCCCACTGTACAATAGTATTTTAAGATCCTGCACAAAAATCCAGAATTTAATTCAAGCAAGAAAATGTTTGGACTTAATGGAAAAGAAGATGATAGGAAAGAG TGAAGTTACCTATAACGCGCTTCTCAAG CTTGCAGTTTTGCAGAAAAACTTGCCTGCAGTCCATATAATTTGGCAGGAGTATATTACACTTTACAGTATGAGTATCATTGCTCTGCGTAAGTTCATTTGGTCATTTACAAGGTTAGGAGATCTAAAATCTGCGTATAGAACATTACAACAGATGGTGTCATTAGCCATGAGGGGAAACGTTTCTATTGCTAGAACAGTTTATGGGAAGTTGTATTCTACTAGATTGGACATCCCTGTTCCTTCAAATAACGGACTAGGTTCAACCATATTGAATGTGAGTAAGAGCAAACAACACGACTCCTGTATACGCTCTTCTCCTTTGAATTTACCCGACACTATTTCTGCAAGTAAGGAGCAGAAAATTATTTGTATggataataaaaaagttaaaagtgCTGAAATAAATGGGCTGAATGAACAACGGAACTCACTGCTTATGAAGGTTCTTAGGTGGTCTTTTAATGATATAATTCATGGGTGTTCAAAAGAAAAGAATTATATGCTTGCATGGAAGCTTATATTACAG ATGCAAAATCTTGGTTTGCAGCCATCCAGTCATACATATGATGGCGTTATTAGAGCAGTTGTTTCTCAAAGAAGTTTTGGGGATGCCATGAGAATG TTAAAAAAAGTGCAGCAGGAGAATTTGAAGTTATATGATTCAACTCTAGCTACACTTTCAGTTACTTTCAGCAGAGAACTACAGCTAGATTTAGCCGAGTCTTTGCTGGATCAGATTTCTGAATGCTTGTATCCGCATCCTTATAATGCTTTGCTGGCTTCATGTGATGCACTG GTAGATGTTGCTAAAAGAATAAATGCTATAGAAAGGGATATGACAAATAATGGCGTTCAGCACAGTCAACTTTCATTGAAAAATTTA ATGAAATCCCTTGGAGAAGAAGGGATGATGAGAGAGATGATCCACTATTTACATGTGGCAGAAAATCTTTTCCTATATAGTAACCCTTCATTGGGAACAGATATGTACAACATAGTGTTGCATTATCTAGTTGAAGGCCAAGAA AGCCACATGGCAATTGAAATTTTCAAGAAAATGAAGTTGTGTGGCTGCCACCCTGATTCCACTACATACAATATAATGATTGACTGTTGTAGCATCATAAGAAGTTATAGGTCCGCTTCTTTGCTGATTTCAATGATGATACGGGAAGGGTTTTCTCCAGTGGCTTGTACATATACTGCCCTCATTAAG ATTTTGTTGGAAGATGAGAATTTTAATGAAGCCCTGAGTGTTCTGGAAAGAATCAAATTGGATGGCATCAAACTTGATGTACTGTTATTTAACACCTTTCTTCGCCAAGCATGTTACAAG GGAAGGATCGATGTAATTGAGTTTATTGTGGAGTTTATGCACCGAGAAAAAGTTCAGCCGGATCCCACAACATGTGGATATGTCTTCTCTGCATATGTAAACTCTAGTTTTCACAATACAGCAGTAGAAGCATTGCAGGTTTTAAGCTTGCGAATGATGTCTGAAGATGGCAACATACTTAAAGAGAGGAAAAAATTTGTGGATGAATTCATCCTTGATGAAGATTTGGCTTCTGAGTCGCAcatgtttaaattatttgaagattCTGAAGATGAGGTTGCAATAGGGTTGTTGAATTTAAGATGGTGTGCCATAATCGGGTTTCCAATATGCGAGTCAGCTGACCAGAGCCTATGGGCTAAAAGACTCGAGTTGCGATTTCTAAAGAGGCTAGCGTCTAGTTCTGGAAAAGGAGAGCAATTGTGA
- the LOC101500402 gene encoding pentatricopeptide repeat-containing protein At1g76280 isoform X1: MHMNRIRASVALRSISTCKSKWHHQQYKSQIKFSPNFTTTTTGPEFIEPVAGSTTELQIVGALRSGDRKKALDLLLDFGHRSHSLSAHDFVHIFNYCAQSPDPLFVMEIWRLMESKDISINNICSSLMMQALCKGAYTEEAFSIIDFLGESQRFYPVLPLYNSILRSCTKIQNLIQARKCLDLMEKKMIGKSEVTYNALLKLAVLQKNLPAVHIIWQEYITLYSMSIIALRKFIWSFTRLGDLKSAYRTLQQMVSLAMRGNVSIARTVYGKLYSTRLDIPVPSNNGLGSTILNVSKSKQHDSCIRSSPLNLPDTISASKEQKIICMDNKKVKSAEINGLNEQRNSLLMKVLRWSFNDIIHGCSKEKNYMLAWKLILQMQNLGLQPSSHTYDGVIRAVVSQRSFGDAMRMLKKVQQENLKLYDSTLATLSVTFSRELQLDLAESLLDQISECLYPHPYNALLASCDALNQPERAVRVFAKMRKIKILPDTRTYELLFSLFGTVNSPYEDSNLLSQVDVAKRINAIERDMTNNGVQHSQLSLKNLMKSLGEEGMMREMIHYLHVAENLFLYSNPSLGTDMYNIVLHYLVEGQESHMAIEIFKKMKLCGCHPDSTTYNIMIDCCSIIRSYRSASLLISMMIREGFSPVACTYTALIKILLEDENFNEALSVLERIKLDGIKLDVLLFNTFLRQACYKGRIDVIEFIVEFMHREKVQPDPTTCGYVFSAYVNSSFHNTAVEALQVLSLRMMSEDGNILKERKKFVDEFILDEDLASESHMFKLFEDSEDEVAIGLLNLRWCAIIGFPICESADQSLWAKRLELRFLKRLASSSGKGEQL; this comes from the exons TACGGAACTGCAAATTGTCGGGGCACTTCGCTCCGGTGACAGGAAAAAGGCTTTAGACTTACTTCTGGATTTTGGTCACAGAAGCCACTCATTATCTGCCCatgattttgttcatatttttaaCTACTGCGCTCAATCTCCTGATCCACTG TTTGTTATGGAGATTTGGAGATTAATGGAGTCGAAAGACATTAGCATAAATAACATATGCTCATCTCTTATGATGCAGGCCCTTTGTAAAGGGGCTTACACCGAAGAG GCGTTTAGTATCATCGATTTTCTTGGAGAAAGTCAGCGTTTCTATCCAGTTCTCCCACTGTACAATAGTATTTTAAGATCCTGCACAAAAATCCAGAATTTAATTCAAGCAAGAAAATGTTTGGACTTAATGGAAAAGAAGATGATAGGAAAGAG TGAAGTTACCTATAACGCGCTTCTCAAG CTTGCAGTTTTGCAGAAAAACTTGCCTGCAGTCCATATAATTTGGCAGGAGTATATTACACTTTACAGTATGAGTATCATTGCTCTGCGTAAGTTCATTTGGTCATTTACAAGGTTAGGAGATCTAAAATCTGCGTATAGAACATTACAACAGATGGTGTCATTAGCCATGAGGGGAAACGTTTCTATTGCTAGAACAGTTTATGGGAAGTTGTATTCTACTAGATTGGACATCCCTGTTCCTTCAAATAACGGACTAGGTTCAACCATATTGAATGTGAGTAAGAGCAAACAACACGACTCCTGTATACGCTCTTCTCCTTTGAATTTACCCGACACTATTTCTGCAAGTAAGGAGCAGAAAATTATTTGTATggataataaaaaagttaaaagtgCTGAAATAAATGGGCTGAATGAACAACGGAACTCACTGCTTATGAAGGTTCTTAGGTGGTCTTTTAATGATATAATTCATGGGTGTTCAAAAGAAAAGAATTATATGCTTGCATGGAAGCTTATATTACAG ATGCAAAATCTTGGTTTGCAGCCATCCAGTCATACATATGATGGCGTTATTAGAGCAGTTGTTTCTCAAAGAAGTTTTGGGGATGCCATGAGAATG TTAAAAAAAGTGCAGCAGGAGAATTTGAAGTTATATGATTCAACTCTAGCTACACTTTCAGTTACTTTCAGCAGAGAACTACAGCTAGATTTAGCCGAGTCTTTGCTGGATCAGATTTCTGAATGCTTGTATCCGCATCCTTATAATGCTTTGCTGGCTTCATGTGATGCACTG AATCAACCTGAGCGGGCTGTGCGAGTGTTTGCAAAGATgaggaaaataaaaattttacctGATACGAGAACGTACGAGCTTCTGTTTTCATTATTTGGCACTGTTAATTCCCCATATGAAGACAGTAATTTACTGTCACAGGTAGATGTTGCTAAAAGAATAAATGCTATAGAAAGGGATATGACAAATAATGGCGTTCAGCACAGTCAACTTTCATTGAAAAATTTA ATGAAATCCCTTGGAGAAGAAGGGATGATGAGAGAGATGATCCACTATTTACATGTGGCAGAAAATCTTTTCCTATATAGTAACCCTTCATTGGGAACAGATATGTACAACATAGTGTTGCATTATCTAGTTGAAGGCCAAGAA AGCCACATGGCAATTGAAATTTTCAAGAAAATGAAGTTGTGTGGCTGCCACCCTGATTCCACTACATACAATATAATGATTGACTGTTGTAGCATCATAAGAAGTTATAGGTCCGCTTCTTTGCTGATTTCAATGATGATACGGGAAGGGTTTTCTCCAGTGGCTTGTACATATACTGCCCTCATTAAG ATTTTGTTGGAAGATGAGAATTTTAATGAAGCCCTGAGTGTTCTGGAAAGAATCAAATTGGATGGCATCAAACTTGATGTACTGTTATTTAACACCTTTCTTCGCCAAGCATGTTACAAG GGAAGGATCGATGTAATTGAGTTTATTGTGGAGTTTATGCACCGAGAAAAAGTTCAGCCGGATCCCACAACATGTGGATATGTCTTCTCTGCATATGTAAACTCTAGTTTTCACAATACAGCAGTAGAAGCATTGCAGGTTTTAAGCTTGCGAATGATGTCTGAAGATGGCAACATACTTAAAGAGAGGAAAAAATTTGTGGATGAATTCATCCTTGATGAAGATTTGGCTTCTGAGTCGCAcatgtttaaattatttgaagattCTGAAGATGAGGTTGCAATAGGGTTGTTGAATTTAAGATGGTGTGCCATAATCGGGTTTCCAATATGCGAGTCAGCTGACCAGAGCCTATGGGCTAAAAGACTCGAGTTGCGATTTCTAAAGAGGCTAGCGTCTAGTTCTGGAAAAGGAGAGCAATTGTGA